A genomic region of Runella rosea contains the following coding sequences:
- a CDS encoding LytTR family transcriptional regulator DNA-binding domain-containing protein, which produces MTATAGLVVGESVVYLPRFQTKRGERAIDLKQIVYLSALSNYTIFHLNTGEEVMTTLSLSSYALLLETRGFIRVHKSNLLNGHYLGKCRLVRSGELMLPNGKVIEVARRRRSSLKKIAKEKGKE; this is translated from the coding sequence ATGACAGCAACGGCAGGATTAGTGGTGGGAGAAAGCGTGGTGTATTTGCCACGCTTTCAGACCAAGAGGGGCGAGCGAGCAATCGACCTGAAACAAATTGTGTACTTAAGTGCGCTGAGCAATTATACTATTTTTCATTTAAACACGGGAGAAGAGGTAATGACCACGCTATCGTTGAGTAGCTATGCTTTGCTGTTAGAAACTCGGGGTTTTATTCGGGTTCATAAATCGAACCTTTTGAACGGACATTATTTGGGTAAGTGCCGATTGGTGCGGAGTGGGGAGTTGATGTTGCCCAATGGAAAAGTCATTGAGGTGGCCCGTCGGAGGCGAAGCTCATTAAAGAAAATAGCAAAAGAGAAAGGTAAGGAATGA
- a CDS encoding ATP-binding protein — protein MKNLAFLVFLLPLWGSGQTLDLVSNTETYPITPAAGLYKDISGQLPFGQIQKQKFEITRKYGLLFPFSEAASWLKIVLTNRNPARKQWVLEWNNPMGESVDFYISTPNGTFQIKKMGMVNTENRILMAENRPFVEFDLGFQETKTIYIRVKGQRAHFASVNLYSTQAYNRHDLIQTNVYGFMSGAIAVRLFYVFLLALFAVKDKDFRQYSVLLVVRSIAFWGLHGILSNFFSNPSTALTVSFLSSHILPLGLIVAFRVIFPGRRFPKWVESVLKLIMVLNILLAIIILFGYRWQWILASTYLVIATQVFILAMYVFAIIKKYPINWNYSVAYLLGIGSYIFVQMRLVGWVSFPWISPVALLFFILEFLVFGYFLGRIIIDYERNRALSVQELAFTKEQTQRVQELDRLKTRFFTNISHEFRTPLSLLTGPLEEIQQKYPKEGMIPMMQRNVKRLQSLINQLLDLSKLEAGEFKVEARYGDITAFFGYIFSSFESLAQHQNIHFNVSQSRRSFETYFDADKLEKITTNLLSNAFKFTPANGRIDMRVFYQTIDGEDRLLLEVEDNGIGIDAERLPRIFDRFYQVDDTAQRKFEGTGIGLALVKELVDLFKGKITVKSEVNQSTVFRVELPLPKPKNGLNTEFMPKIARAYPPNSAEPLQPERLAVADLPQDATKPMLLIVEDNPDLRQYLYGLFEPHYQIVEAINGQNGLDLAFELVPDVVVTDLMMPLLDGFGLCQRLKSDQRTSHIPVVLLTAKATLSDRLEGFELGADDYLQKPFNKEELLVRVRNLIQQRAILRQKFSLMEPPMPKLTAGAPENLDNQFLKKAQEIVEVHLGDSSFDVEEFCKEMGMSRTNLHRKLKALTDASTTEFIRTIRLQRAAQLLLQRTHTVSEIAYRVGFESLPYFSKSFQEQFGMPPSDYSHKKNEALN, from the coding sequence ATGAAAAACCTCGCCTTTCTTGTTTTTTTGCTACCGTTATGGGGAAGTGGTCAGACGCTTGATCTTGTTTCCAATACCGAAACCTACCCGATTACTCCTGCGGCGGGTTTGTACAAGGATATTTCTGGACAGCTTCCATTTGGGCAAATCCAAAAGCAAAAGTTTGAAATAACGCGTAAATACGGACTTCTGTTTCCTTTCAGCGAGGCGGCTTCGTGGCTTAAAATAGTATTGACCAATCGCAACCCAGCGCGTAAGCAATGGGTGTTGGAGTGGAACAACCCCATGGGAGAGTCCGTTGACTTTTATATTTCCACTCCCAACGGCACCTTCCAAATCAAAAAAATGGGAATGGTCAATACTGAGAATCGGATTTTAATGGCCGAAAACAGACCTTTTGTCGAGTTTGATTTGGGTTTTCAGGAAACCAAAACCATCTACATCCGCGTAAAAGGGCAGCGGGCGCATTTTGCCTCGGTCAATCTCTATTCTACGCAGGCCTACAATCGCCACGATTTGATTCAGACCAATGTCTACGGCTTCATGTCGGGGGCCATCGCCGTTCGTTTATTTTACGTGTTTTTATTGGCCTTGTTTGCTGTCAAAGACAAGGATTTTAGGCAGTATTCGGTGCTTTTGGTGGTTCGTTCGATTGCATTTTGGGGGTTGCATGGTATTTTGAGCAATTTTTTTTCGAATCCGTCGACCGCTCTTACGGTCAGTTTTCTTTCGTCGCATATCCTGCCGCTAGGGTTGATTGTCGCGTTTAGGGTCATATTTCCAGGTAGGCGATTTCCTAAATGGGTCGAAAGCGTCCTAAAACTCATTATGGTATTAAACATTCTTTTGGCGATCATTATCTTATTTGGGTATCGCTGGCAGTGGATTTTGGCAAGTACCTACTTGGTGATTGCCACGCAGGTGTTTATTTTGGCCATGTACGTTTTTGCTATTATCAAAAAATACCCCATTAATTGGAATTATTCAGTGGCGTATCTGCTTGGCATCGGCAGTTATATTTTTGTTCAAATGCGGTTGGTGGGATGGGTGAGTTTCCCGTGGATATCGCCGGTAGCACTGCTATTTTTTATCCTTGAATTTCTGGTCTTTGGGTATTTTTTGGGAAGAATTATCATTGATTATGAGCGTAATCGGGCGTTGTCGGTGCAAGAATTGGCCTTTACCAAAGAACAAACTCAAAGGGTGCAGGAATTGGATCGTTTGAAAACCCGTTTTTTTACCAATATCTCCCACGAGTTTCGTACGCCGCTCAGCCTTTTGACGGGGCCACTGGAAGAAATCCAACAAAAGTACCCCAAAGAAGGAATGATACCGATGATGCAGCGCAACGTAAAGAGATTGCAATCGCTTATCAATCAGTTGCTTGACTTGTCTAAGTTAGAGGCGGGAGAGTTTAAGGTTGAAGCGCGTTACGGCGATATTACGGCGTTTTTTGGGTATATTTTCTCGTCTTTTGAGTCGTTGGCCCAACACCAAAATATTCACTTCAATGTAAGCCAAAGTCGTCGTTCTTTTGAGACGTATTTTGATGCTGACAAACTCGAAAAAATTACCACTAATCTCCTTTCAAACGCCTTTAAATTTACCCCTGCCAACGGCAGAATAGACATGCGGGTTTTTTATCAAACCATTGATGGAGAAGATAGGCTTTTGTTGGAAGTGGAGGACAATGGCATCGGGATTGATGCCGAGCGATTGCCCCGAATATTTGACCGTTTCTACCAAGTTGACGATACCGCCCAACGCAAATTTGAGGGGACGGGTATCGGATTAGCTTTGGTCAAAGAGTTAGTGGATTTGTTCAAAGGAAAAATCACGGTCAAAAGTGAAGTGAATCAAAGTACGGTTTTTCGGGTAGAGTTGCCGTTGCCAAAACCAAAAAATGGCCTAAATACGGAGTTTATGCCCAAAATTGCCCGTGCGTATCCCCCTAATTCAGCGGAGCCGTTGCAACCTGAGCGCCTTGCGGTAGCGGATTTGCCTCAGGACGCTACCAAGCCCATGTTACTAATTGTCGAGGATAATCCCGATTTGAGACAGTATCTGTACGGTTTATTTGAGCCGCATTACCAAATTGTAGAAGCCATAAACGGCCAAAATGGCTTAGATTTAGCTTTTGAGCTGGTGCCCGATGTCGTAGTCACCGACCTGATGATGCCCCTGCTCGATGGCTTTGGATTATGCCAACGACTAAAATCCGACCAACGCACCAGCCATATACCAGTGGTGTTGCTGACGGCCAAAGCCACCTTGTCTGACCGCTTAGAAGGCTTTGAACTAGGAGCAGATGACTATTTGCAAAAACCGTTTAATAAAGAAGAATTGTTGGTGCGGGTCAGGAATTTAATTCAACAGCGGGCTATTCTTCGGCAGAAGTTCAGCCTCATGGAACCTCCCATGCCGAAGCTAACCGCTGGAGCACCCGAAAATTTAGATAATCAATTCCTTAAGAAAGCCCAAGAGATTGTAGAGGTTCATTTGGGCGATAGTAGCTTTGATGTGGAAGAATTCTGTAAGGAAATGGGCATGAGCAGGACCAATCTGCACCGTAAATTGAAGGCTTTGACGGATGCTTCTACGACCGAATTTATCCGTACAATACGTTTGCAACGGGCAGCGCAATTGCTGTTGCAACGTACCCATACCGTGTCGGAGATTGCCTACCGGGTTGGTTTTGAGAGTTTACCTTATTTCTCCAAATCGTTTCAGGAGCAGTTTGGAATGCCGCCGTCGGACTATTCCCATAAAAAAAATGAAGCACTCAATTGA